One part of the Oncorhynchus clarkii lewisi isolate Uvic-CL-2024 chromosome 7, UVic_Ocla_1.0, whole genome shotgun sequence genome encodes these proteins:
- the LOC139412738 gene encoding gamma-crystallin S-1-like, protein MEKITFYEDRNYQGRYYECDSDSSDLHTFLSRCNSVRVEGGFWVVYERPNYMGFQYVLTPGEYPDYQRWMGFNDTVRSCRIIRNVGNSWRMKLWEKPNFEGQSMEAADNMPSFQERWHSREVNSCKVFEGAWVFFEHPNYRGRQYLLERGEYRRHTEWGGMQANVGSIRCVK, encoded by the exons ATCACCTTCTACGAGGACCGGAACTACCAGGGACGGTACTATGAGTGCGACAGTGACTCCAGCGACCTGCACACCTTCCTCAGCCGCTGTAACTCAGTCAGGGTGGAGGGGGGATTCTGGGTGGTGTACGAGAGGCCCAACTACATGGGCTTCCAGTACGTGCTGACCCCTGGAGAGTACCCTGACTACCAGCGCTGGATGGGATTTAATGACACCGTCAGGTCCTGTCGCATCATTAGGAAT GTGGGCAACTCGTGGAGAATGAAGCTGTGGGAGAAACCTAACTTTGAGGGCCAGAGCATGGAGGCGGCAGACAACATGCCCTCCTTCCAGGAGCGCTGGCACAGCCGCGAGGTGAACTCCTGCAAGGTGTTCGAAGGCGCCTGGGTTTTCTTTGAGCATCCCAACTACAGGGGGCGCCAGTACCtgctggagaggggagagtacaGACGCCACACCGAGTGGGGGGGCATGCAGGCCAACGTAGGCTCCATCCGCTGTGTCAAGTAG
- the LOC139412737 gene encoding gamma-crystallin S-1-like, whose product MDRMQGKIFFYEDRNFQGLHYECSGDCPELSSHFSRCNSIRVESGAWVVYERPNYMGSQYILTRGEYPDYQRWMGYNDTIRSCRIIRHTTGMHRIRVYERPDFAGQMIEFSEDSPNLSERFRHPEVHSANVLDGAWVFYEHPNYRGRQHLLERGEYRRHTEWGGMQANVGSLRRVQDF is encoded by the exons ATGGACCGCATGCAGGGGAAG ATCTTCTTCTATGAGGACCGGAACTTCCAGGGCCTCCACTATGAGTGCAGCGGCGACTGCCCCGAACTGAGCTCTCATTTCAGCCGCTGCAACTCCATCAGGGTGGAGAGTGGTGCCTGGGTGGTCTATGAGAGGCCCAACTACATGGGCTCTCAGTACATCctgaccaggggagagtaccccgactaccagcGCTGGATGGGCTACAACGACACTATCAGGTCCTGCCGGATTATCAGACAT ACCACTGGCATGCACAGGATCCGCGTGTATGAGCGCCCTGACTTTGCCGGTCAGATGATTGAGTTCAGTGAGGACAGCCCCAACCTGTCTGAGCGTTTCCGCCACCCCGAGGTGCACTCTGCCAATGTGCTGGACGGCGCCTGGGTCTTCTACGAGCACCCCAACTACAGGGGGCGCCAGCACCTGCTGGAGAGGGGCGAGTACAGACGCCACACCGAGTGGGGGGGCATGCAGGCCAACGTGGGCTCCCTCCGCCGCGTCCAGGACTTTTAG